One Halosegnis longus DNA window includes the following coding sequences:
- a CDS encoding polyprenyl synthetase family protein, translating to MEYLEQRRERVENRLEAVLDTVEPAALREQVEHVSLSGGKRVRPTLAMLVCEAAGGDGNEAVDFGVGIELVHNASLVVDDIIDESPVRRGVTAAHAEYGHGSAIIASDGLLGEAFSLFSEDERAMRVVSEAMVELGEGEATELVAQPTTQAEYMNLARRKTGALFRAAAEVGAIAADAEPETVTAFGDYAERVGVAFQIRDDVLDATADPEELGKPTGQDEEMERPSLVQVTDVDPETANELARDRADAALDALDATGADESQALGYLRDLAEFVVVRER from the coding sequence ATGGAGTATCTGGAGCAGCGTCGCGAGCGCGTCGAGAACCGACTCGAAGCGGTGCTCGACACGGTCGAGCCGGCGGCGCTGCGCGAACAGGTCGAACACGTCTCCCTGTCGGGCGGAAAGCGTGTCCGCCCGACGCTCGCGATGCTGGTGTGTGAGGCTGCGGGCGGCGACGGCAACGAGGCGGTCGATTTCGGCGTCGGTATCGAACTCGTCCACAACGCCTCGCTCGTCGTCGACGACATCATCGACGAGTCTCCCGTCCGGCGCGGCGTCACGGCGGCACACGCCGAGTACGGTCACGGCTCCGCCATCATCGCCTCGGACGGGCTACTCGGGGAGGCGTTCAGTCTCTTTTCCGAGGACGAACGGGCGATGCGCGTCGTCTCGGAGGCGATGGTCGAACTCGGCGAGGGAGAGGCGACGGAGCTCGTGGCACAGCCGACGACACAGGCGGAGTACATGAACCTCGCGCGCCGGAAGACGGGGGCGCTGTTCCGTGCGGCCGCGGAGGTGGGCGCGATTGCGGCGGACGCGGAGCCAGAGACGGTCACGGCCTTCGGCGACTACGCCGAGCGCGTCGGCGTCGCCTTCCAGATTCGCGACGACGTGCTCGACGCGACGGCCGATCCCGAGGAGCTGGGGAAGCCGACCGGCCAGGACGAGGAGATGGAGCGACCGTCGCTCGTGCAGGTGACCGACGTGGACCCGGAGACGGCAAACGAACTGGCGCGCGACCGTGCGGACGCGGCGCTGGACGCGCTCGATGCCACCGGCGCGGACGAATCACAGGCGCTCGGCTATCTGCGCGACCTCGCGGAGTTCGTCGTCGTGCGCGAGCGCTAA
- a CDS encoding metallophosphoesterase family protein: MDIAVISDSHIPTREPEIPAPFRERIAAADHTIHAGDFETRDVLDDLRDLAADLTAVYGNIDPNDIGLPAVADLRAEGVHLVVSHGTLNPVEAAVHQTDATTIGSGPEAYRAAIADTARVRARAWTSADTVVGIGGHIHEVVDEEFEGIRVLNPGSVTGADPAEGPTMLTLTLDAGDVDVTLHEL, encoded by the coding sequence ATGGACATCGCCGTCATCTCCGACAGCCACATCCCGACCCGCGAGCCCGAGATTCCCGCCCCGTTCCGCGAGCGCATCGCCGCCGCCGACCACACGATTCACGCCGGCGACTTCGAGACTCGCGACGTGCTCGATGACCTTCGTGACCTCGCCGCCGACCTCACGGCCGTCTACGGCAACATCGACCCCAACGACATCGGGCTGCCTGCCGTCGCCGATCTCCGCGCCGAGGGCGTCCACCTCGTCGTCAGCCACGGCACGCTGAATCCGGTCGAAGCGGCAGTCCACCAGACCGACGCCACCACTATCGGGAGTGGTCCGGAGGCGTACCGTGCGGCTATCGCCGACACCGCTCGCGTTCGTGCCCGCGCGTGGACGAGCGCGGATACCGTCGTCGGCATCGGCGGCCACATCCACGAGGTCGTCGACGAGGAGTTCGAGGGGATTCGCGTGCTCAATCCCGGGTCCGTGACTGGTGCCGACCCTGCCGAGGGGCCGACGATGTTGACGCTCACGCTCGACGCCGGCGACGTGGACGTGACTCTCCACGAACTCTGA